The following proteins are co-located in the Pseudarthrobacter siccitolerans genome:
- a CDS encoding DeoR/GlpR family DNA-binding transcription regulator produces MFAEERQQKIAELVAGTGRVTVTHLAERFRITTETVRRDLATLEVAGTVRRVHGGAVATDRFSTTEESITERAIQRPDQKVRIAEAALALIPRTSPGSVLIDGGTTTEVLADLLSRRTAVEPSDGTEARAELVAITHALPIAGKLSNIPGIALDVLGGRVRGITQVAVGQATVEAASRLRPDIAFIGTNGIHASFGLSTPDPEEAAVKAAFVRSARRIVVLADSSKLDTETLVQFASLKDLDTLITDSEPGPELAAALEDAGVDVVIA; encoded by the coding sequence GTGTTCGCCGAGGAGCGCCAGCAGAAGATTGCCGAGCTTGTAGCCGGCACCGGCCGGGTCACCGTGACCCACCTGGCCGAGCGCTTCCGCATCACTACCGAAACCGTCCGCCGGGACCTTGCCACGCTCGAGGTCGCCGGAACCGTCCGGCGGGTGCACGGCGGCGCGGTGGCCACGGACAGGTTCAGCACCACAGAAGAAAGCATCACCGAGCGGGCCATCCAGCGTCCGGACCAGAAGGTCCGCATCGCAGAGGCGGCACTGGCCCTCATCCCCCGCACGTCCCCGGGCAGCGTCCTGATTGACGGCGGCACCACCACCGAAGTGCTGGCAGACCTGCTCTCCCGGCGCACCGCCGTCGAACCTTCCGACGGAACAGAAGCCCGGGCCGAACTGGTTGCCATCACCCACGCCCTCCCCATCGCCGGCAAGCTTTCCAACATTCCCGGAATTGCGCTCGATGTCCTCGGCGGAAGAGTCCGCGGAATCACCCAGGTTGCCGTAGGCCAGGCCACGGTGGAGGCGGCCAGCAGGCTGCGGCCGGACATCGCATTCATCGGCACCAACGGCATCCACGCATCGTTCGGCCTGAGCACTCCTGACCCCGAGGAAGCCGCCGTCAAGGCAGCTTTCGTCCGATCGGCCCGCCGGATCGTGGTGCTGGCCGATTCCTCCAAGCTGGACACGGAAACCCTGGTCCAGTTCGCCTCCCTGAAAGATCTGGACACCTTGATTACAGACAGCGAACCCGGCCCGGAACTTGCAGCCGCCCTTGAGGACGCCGGCGTAGACGTGGTGATCGCATGA
- a CDS encoding HAD family hydrolase — protein sequence MSENTATDQTVNSLTAWTGASAVLFDLDGVLTPTATVHEQAWQELFEGYLSSRPDITGYSESDYFDHIDGKPRFDGVRDFLASRGIVLPEGPTDDDPANTTVQGLGNRKNRIFNNIVSTGVEPFGGSVRFLAAVLDRGLKVAVVSSSRNAPAVLEAAGLSRHFRVVVDGVVAAREGLPGKPSPATYQYAARLLDLPSEECVVVEDAVSGVQAGEAGSFHSVIGVDRGAGRQTLLEAGATVVVNDLDELL from the coding sequence ATGAGTGAAAATACCGCAACGGACCAAACAGTCAACAGCCTCACCGCCTGGACGGGCGCCTCGGCCGTCCTCTTTGATCTCGACGGCGTACTGACGCCCACCGCAACGGTGCATGAGCAGGCGTGGCAGGAGTTGTTCGAAGGCTACCTCTCATCCCGGCCGGATATTACGGGCTACAGCGAGAGCGATTACTTCGACCACATCGACGGCAAGCCGCGCTTTGACGGCGTCCGCGATTTTCTGGCCTCGCGCGGGATCGTCCTTCCGGAAGGTCCCACCGACGACGACCCCGCCAACACCACCGTCCAAGGTCTGGGCAACCGCAAGAACAGAATTTTCAACAACATTGTCAGCACGGGCGTGGAACCGTTCGGAGGCTCTGTCCGTTTCCTGGCAGCCGTCCTGGACCGCGGCCTGAAAGTCGCCGTCGTCTCCTCCTCACGCAACGCACCCGCCGTCCTGGAAGCAGCGGGACTCAGCCGCCACTTCCGCGTAGTGGTGGACGGTGTGGTGGCAGCCAGGGAAGGCCTGCCGGGCAAACCCAGCCCCGCCACCTACCAGTACGCAGCCCGGCTGCTGGACCTTCCCAGCGAGGAGTGCGTGGTGGTGGAGGACGCAGTCTCCGGTGTCCAGGCCGGAGAGGCAGGTTCGTTCCACTCGGTGATCGGAGTGGACCGGGGCGCCGGACGGCAAACGCTGCTGGAAGCCGGAGCAACCGTGGTGGTCAACGACCTCGACGAACTCCTCTAG
- a CDS encoding 1-phosphofructokinase family hexose kinase, producing MIVTFTANPSLDRTVALPGPLARGEVQRAVSVSQESGGKGVNVSRALVASGLESLAVLPGADSDPVLAGLRESGVPFVSLPIGEPLRTNVALTEPGGVTTKINEPGPLLDADQQESLMKLLVESSRGASWVVLAGSLPPGFPADFYATVARRVRSAADGTAPQIAVDSSGAPLAAAVSSDGLSSEGLAGGLSGSGAANGSGKPDLLKPNAEELAELAAAAGFASPATADELEADPAAAAAAAAAVVRSGVGAVLATLGSKGAVLVTADGAWLATHPPVAAVSTVGAGDSALAGYLLAQGQGAAPADCLRQAVAHGAAAASLPGSTVPAVHQTTPDAVTITALRKD from the coding sequence ATGATCGTCACCTTCACCGCCAACCCGAGCCTTGACCGGACCGTGGCCCTCCCCGGCCCGCTTGCACGGGGCGAAGTGCAGCGGGCCGTCTCCGTCAGCCAGGAGTCCGGCGGCAAGGGCGTCAACGTCTCCCGCGCCCTGGTGGCGTCCGGCCTGGAGTCCCTGGCCGTCCTCCCGGGCGCGGACAGCGATCCGGTCCTGGCCGGCCTGCGCGAAAGCGGCGTGCCCTTCGTTTCCCTGCCTATCGGTGAGCCGCTGCGGACGAACGTCGCGCTCACCGAGCCCGGCGGCGTGACCACCAAGATCAACGAACCCGGCCCGCTGCTCGATGCGGACCAGCAGGAATCCCTGATGAAGCTGCTGGTTGAGAGCTCCCGCGGTGCCAGCTGGGTGGTCCTGGCCGGTTCGCTGCCCCCGGGATTCCCCGCCGACTTCTACGCCACGGTGGCCCGCCGGGTGCGCTCCGCCGCAGACGGCACCGCCCCGCAGATCGCCGTGGACTCCTCCGGTGCCCCCCTTGCCGCCGCCGTCTCCAGCGACGGCCTCTCCAGCGAAGGGTTGGCCGGCGGGTTGTCCGGCAGCGGGGCAGCCAATGGTTCGGGAAAACCGGACCTCCTCAAACCCAATGCCGAAGAATTGGCGGAGCTGGCTGCCGCAGCCGGTTTCGCCTCCCCGGCCACCGCTGACGAACTGGAAGCGGACCCGGCTGCAGCCGCAGCAGCAGCCGCCGCCGTCGTACGTTCCGGTGTGGGTGCTGTGCTGGCAACTCTCGGATCCAAGGGAGCTGTCCTGGTAACGGCCGACGGCGCGTGGCTGGCCACGCACCCGCCGGTCGCCGCGGTCAGTACGGTCGGCGCGGGCGATTCAGCCCTGGCCGGCTACCTGCTCGCCCAAGGCCAGGGCGCCGCCCCGGCCGATTGCCTTCGTCAGGCGGTGGCCCACGGTGCCGCAGCCGCCTCCCTGCCGGGCTCCACTGTCCCGGCAGTCCACCAAACCACCCCGGATGCCGTAACCATCACGGCCCTTCGAAAGGATTGA
- a CDS encoding DUF6458 family protein, producing MRIGSSIFLIALGAILAWAVAPGLIPFVDQVLIGYILMAVGVIGLIASLILASPGRSRRISETRSVVDPNTGERITRNESRDGGL from the coding sequence ATGAGAATCGGTTCTTCCATCTTCCTCATCGCACTCGGCGCCATCCTCGCCTGGGCGGTTGCTCCGGGCCTGATCCCTTTCGTTGACCAGGTGCTGATCGGCTACATCCTGATGGCCGTGGGCGTGATCGGCCTTATCGCCTCGCTGATCCTCGCCTCGCCGGGCCGCAGCCGGCGGATCAGTGAAACCCGGTCAGTCGTGGATCCGAACACCGGCGAGCGCATCACCAGGAACGAAAGCAGGGACGGCGGGCTGTAG
- a CDS encoding alpha/beta hydrolase: protein MKTVVWSKPDEERAGTPLLVMMHGYGTDESRMVRLFEYLPAEFTCAALRAPMAIGDHYGWFLLDYFLANDFADVIKASNAVQTWINSVKGQHTSVSLLGYSQGMAMASTLLRLHPKDYAAVVGLSGFVLENELLSLTESFDAPPPFFWGRDKADLVINEDAVAYTEEWLQDNTLLTARTYPGMGHAMSKTEMVDVSAFLRHYVLRANRTAGA, encoded by the coding sequence ATGAAAACAGTTGTGTGGTCAAAGCCCGACGAAGAGCGGGCGGGCACTCCGTTGCTCGTGATGATGCACGGCTACGGCACCGACGAGTCCCGGATGGTCCGCCTCTTTGAGTACTTGCCGGCGGAATTCACCTGCGCGGCGCTGCGCGCGCCCATGGCGATCGGGGACCACTACGGCTGGTTCCTGCTGGACTACTTTTTGGCCAACGACTTCGCTGACGTGATCAAAGCTTCCAACGCCGTCCAGACCTGGATCAACAGCGTTAAGGGCCAGCACACCAGCGTCAGCCTGCTCGGCTATTCCCAGGGCATGGCGATGGCCAGCACCCTGCTGCGCCTGCATCCCAAGGACTACGCAGCGGTTGTGGGACTTTCCGGCTTCGTGCTCGAAAATGAGCTCCTGTCCCTCACTGAGTCCTTCGATGCGCCGCCGCCATTTTTTTGGGGACGGGACAAGGCTGACCTGGTCATCAACGAAGACGCGGTGGCTTACACGGAGGAGTGGCTGCAGGACAACACGCTCCTCACCGCCAGGACCTACCCCGGCATGGGCCACGCCATGTCCAAGACGGAAATGGTGGATGTCAGCGCCTTTCTCCGCCACTACGTGCTTCGCGCCAACCGGACCGCGGGCGCCTAG